GGTCCACTTTAACATACCCCACAGGGCTAGCGGTAGAAGCCaagcatataaaaatataaaagtagcCGCGTATGACACAACATGGAAGTCGTATCTCCAGTGATACTTGGTAGAACCAGCGGTCTGCAAATAGTTGGCCACATTCTCGCTGATCGCGATGGAGAACACCAGAGTCACGCATATCCAGAAGGGTCCGTACAGGTCTGGATTTGGCCTTATGTGCGttataagataattatcgCTACCGTGCGGTATCATGGATCGTTTGAGCCTTTCCAAGACATCGTTTGTATTAACGTTAAAGAACTTTTGGTAATACTCGATTGTCCAAAAGTTGGGTTGGGCAGTACCTAGGAAACACCATCATTTAAAATCGCCATAATACTTGCCTATCGACAGAAAACGGAACAGAGAAGCTCTTTAATaagctataattaaaaacCTTCGGTTTTATTGGGCATTCCTTGTAAATCTTCTATAATGCCAACACCCATCGAGTCATTTGGGAGGTTATTGAAGGGCTGGTGAGTGGAAGCCCCGGTACCCAGCTGTCCCTCCGAGTTGCCGGCATGACTTATCGATGGGAAATCGTGGAAGGATATAAATTGCGCGTCCGTGTCTTTTGATTGACCACCGTCCATGATTCAGTTATCCTTTATCTCCAGTTTGACAAGTGATGTATACATCGCAGGAAACAAACATACATAACATACATACATAGGCCACGTTGCGTAACGCGCATATGCCGCGCATTTTCTATAGTAAACGTTACGTatactttctctttcttacgATTGGTTTTTACGCTTAGATCCGAAGAAGAACCAAAGGCAAGCACCAATCGTATTAAAGAATCACTGAGCGTTTACTGAGCTGCTTTTTCCGCTGAATGCAGCCAATCTTAAATTGACAGTTCGTCGATCGTCGTTCTGTCATTTAATAtcgttatatatttagatttaggGCAGATTAATTGTAACTAGTCTATTGTTGAACTATAATAGCATAATATCTTATAGTTGTTGGTAGTTGTCTAACAATAGTGACAATGTGCTCATTGTAGTGACTGTAGTGACTGTAGTGAGCGATTTTGACAGGCAGGAAAGGTGAATGTTTTTGTAGTGAACATTTTCCTAGCACGTATATTATCTCGTATAcattcttattatattatgatcCAAATAATTCCTGAAGATAGTATCATTACACTGTTTTTTTcattctataattattaagaatttatttttaagggtgatatcttttaaatcgatttactGTTTTATAGGTTAAGTGATGTGTGTCTAAGGAAAGGGGTGAAAATAAGGATGTTACATCGGCCCCATAATCTTGTCAACTATATTCGTAACATAACATGCCGTTATCATGTCGATCAATTGTGCATATTCCAAATTGGATCGATTAAAAGGCACGCCAGTATTTTAATAGTGCCCAAGTATGGTACACGATACAAAGTAAATACGTTTTTGAATTCTCAAAACATCGTTGCTAACAAAAAGATAGGCAGGCATGGGGATTGCAGATGGACTTGCGCGACAAGATTTTCATCCAACGATGCAAAATCTAATAAAGATAAGTCTGAAGTAAAACTAGCTGAGGAGGTACAGCAgagaataatagaattaaatgaaGAGAAACTAGGCAAATTAAAAGAGAGAGTATTAGACATAGAGCCAGTTATTTCTGATGAAAAGGAGAAGGAAAGGGGACAGACAGTGAAGCTTGTTGAGAAGCAGCCTACGGGATCCAAAGAACCATCAAAAGATGACGTGTCGAAAAAAGGTACCACAATAAATACtgatttaaattctaaatactAATCTTCTGATTTTTAGCGAAAAAGAAAGTCAGAGTCGACAAGTCGACATCTTCTTTGGAACGTAACTTTATTACACCCGTGAGGGCTATggcagattttttattaaagcctTCCGATCTGGAGACTTTGCCAAAAACAAAGAGACGTTCTCCGTATGAACTTGAACCGCCTATTACAGTATATTGGAGGAAAGATGTCGAGGCTAAGTAATAGaactgattttttaaataaatttctatatactCTCTTATATTGAgaagattttgaaaatattttatagttctGCCTTTTTATAGAGCTTTAGAAGTCTGGGGATCCAGAGAGGCTTTGTTGAAGGAACTTCTGAAGAAGGAAGTTGAGCGGAAGATCTATCAGCaaagtaaatatgtatatcctCTTATTTTCTTCTGTTTCTTTAATTCAAAGTGGTCcctataaaaaagaatatctgCTCAAGACAGAGAATATCTGCGCTTAGAGATTGTTTGTCCACATCTTACAGGATCATTTATATACATCCTGATAATCTGATAGGAATATTCTCTTAGAATAATAATTGGTACAAAGATTGAAACACAAGCTTTTCATCGTAGATGTTTTTACGGTCAAGCGAAGATTGAGAGATTACAGACGGGAAATTGGCAGCAAAACAGAGATAATTCAGAAAGAAGGTCTTTTTGGAAGATCTGGCAAAGTGGTATTGACTGCGATTGCCATGTACGTACTGAATTTATACGTATGcatgtaattatgtaaatttcttcgattaatttcttcttttccagAAATGCCAGTAATTTCTTGTGCAAGTTAATTGCTTGGTTATATACTGGCTCACATAGTATGTTTTCCGAGTGTGTACATTCTGCAGCGGATACCTGCAATCAGCTGATTCTAGCGTACGGTATTCATAAATCGGTGCAGGTAAATAAATCATTCACGCGAAGAATTTCGGGATCTTCCGAgcttaatttgttttatgcCAATTATTTTGCAGAATCCCAATCCTGATCACCCGTATGGTTATACGAATATGAAGTACGTTTCCTCATTGATATCGGGCGTGGGGATCTTTTGTGTTGGTACGGGTCTTTCCATCTATCACGGAATTCATGGTCTTCTTTTTCCCGCGCCATTAGATTCTCTCTTTTGGGCGTACTTCGTCTTGGGTGGATCTCTGCTATCTGAAGGAGCTACTTTAATGATGGCATTACACTCCATAAAGAAAGGCgcggaggaaaagaaagaaagtctTAAACAGTTTGTCCTGGAAGGACAGGATCCGTCTGTGAACGTCGTACTCATGGAAGACTTTGCAGCTGTAAGTCggtattcttatttttttttttccaaatatctTGCATTCAGAGAGATTTTTGTATCATTCTCAGGTACTTGGAGTCATTGTCGCAGCTGGATGTATGGGTTTGACCTCATATTTAGAAAATCCGATGTTTGACGCTATTGGTTCGCTTCTGGTTGGCGGTCTGCTCGGTGGAGTGGCATCCTTTATAATCTACTCGAACGTTGCTGCGCTTGTAGGAAGGAGTATATCGCAAGAGAATCtcgataaaattaatgctGAATTAGAAGCGGATATAATGGTAACGCTGAAATCGACtatgcaatatttaatcgattttttaaatattggtttttatgttaaaattttttgtacgtTTCAGGTTCGTGCAATTCATGACGTGAAAGGCATTGATATGGGTAATAATTTAGTGAGATATAAAGCCGAACTGGATTTTGATGGGCGAGAACTCACGAGATCTTACTTAGATAAACATGACCTTATTGCAATGCTGGAggtatagattttatattttttattgcaagttGTATGTTAATATATCAACAAAcgtcatttatattatatttttataggaaGTGAAAAGCATGCAAAATATTGATGAATTGGaggcatttttattgaaacacGGCGAAAATATCGTAGATATGCTTGGTGGGGAAATTGATAgaatagaattaaaactaaaggtatacaaatatacgttttatgtaataatatgtagcacaatatatagatatataaatttatagtaatttaaaattattaataatatagtttGTTCATCTATTCtcattttcagaaaaatcatCCAGAAATACGGCATTGTGATTTAGAAATCCTGTGAAGACTTATTGATATAGCTTAagttaaaactaaataaaactggatgtaaattattatttttacaatataaaagggattattttagtataattaCTCTTAGATGCTTTTGTCataaaatacaagttttatttaatactaaatgaaaatcaatttttgtaaatgttttatgtatattgtacAGATTTTGTGAGAATTACATACTATTCAGTATAATAACTCAATagaaatttcttaaatatatgttgttaaaaatgttctatatctctgaaaataaaaatatttcaatctatatattcttcttGCTGATATATTCCGTTTATATATTCTCGATAATGGAATTGCGAAATTGTTTGAGAAAATCGTCAAGACGTGAAAGAACGCTTACCGCGAGATAACAAACAATGtctaaacgttattttttatataacattttttaatatgtatatattttaaatatgtagcTGTTTACATTACTGactgcaatatttattaactagAATAGTATTGGCATGGCACAGTCAATCTGGTTGTaacatatttgtaaaaatagttattttttattaaaacttggttaattaaatatttgcactctgatatcttttattatttcagtcTTACAACGACAACACAATTTGACGAAATTAGCAGAAATAcgttaataagaaaaaaaaaacacgagacaaggaattattttataaattaacatatcaacaatttaatatttatataacttgtTACGACAAAAAATTAgtctattatatatgtattaggGTAGTTCTTATTTACTcgacaaaagaatttttttaatttttatgtaggTAAAGCAAGACACacatgttaaaaaaagaatacatatgtatacatcttttatctataaacacaatgtttatataaaattttcgacaATATGACATCGATTTGAAAACAGATACATTTCAAGCAGTGCATTAATTGCTTTATTTTGATATCTTGAACGCCAAAGAATCATGAGAATAATCATTCTTATACAATactaagaataataatttctcaattaaataacttaataattgttttctaatCAAGAAATGGCTATTAAATCGtccacattttaaaatataaattcctaTTTCTGAATATCTCACTTGATTTGTTGCTTTGGATGAGTCAAAACGAGcataaatatagattaaacTGGTCGCCACACAGTTTTATAATCACAACAAAGCGTTACTATGGGCGTCTCGTAATGGTCTTAGACTTGGGCGAATTGGACGACAGTCGCCCCTGTGATGATCAGCTGCGAAGTTGTACTGTTAAACACGCTcaatttacggaaatttttacaaCGGATAATAATTTCGCATTTTGCAAAtgctttaaaagaaaataaggacTTATTGCGTATGCGTTTGAAATTAATCGCGAGATGGTTGCGACTGTTGCGAGTCGACGGGAGGACAGCTGAACGATTGATGCTTTATTCGAGCGTCGTAAAATGACACGCGGAAGTCGAAGTTCTCGTGAACGAAGATCTACAACGATCGGTGAACAGCTCCAGCAGAATGACAGCGAGGATGGAGCTTCCGTTCGCGCTGTGGAGAACGACAGCTACGTGAAACATAGTAACACGCCGTCCGCGTTGCAGAAACGATGGAGTAGCTCGGAAGATTCGAGCCGACCCTATAGCCGAGAAATCAAACCAGTCAGTATTGTTTATAgaacgaaaattataaagaaaactgAAAGTATAGTTTAAAGCATCATTAGTGTAATTAgcatgattaattaatttaattgacacGGTAATCTCACTTAATTAGACATGGtaatcataaattacaaattgcaaCCATTTTGCACAGTCATACAcatttatactatatataattaatattcaattaaaaataaatgaatgattAATTCACTGGCGATACGTATTTTATTCATCTGTCGAAATACAGCAACGCAACGTcattatattactttaattaataattaatttggcaAATCCCATGTGTGATGGTTGGcattttatttgtcaattatttatagtttatagtTTATCAACCCAGGTCAAGAGGCACCAgggaatttatttatttatttatttagataaatagaaaaatgtattattattgagTTCACCATTCAacatcttacaattagagttTCCTTCGGAGACAAGATAACATTGAAGACACGGAGACCGAGTCACCGGATACCAAGAGCAATAATAAGTCACGCAAAGCCGACTCGTTACACTCGGCTCGTGAAAAAGCGCGTAATTCCGACGTTCACACGAGCGAAGAAAGATTCGCGTCCAGGTCTCTCGGGGGAAGGAGGAAGCGCAGTAAACGGACCGAAAGACGAAACTTCGGGACCCGGCCACGCACGGCAGATCACGATCACGATCGAGCAGATACCGGATCTTCCGCGAAACGCTACAGTGACAGAGAAGATAGCCTCGCTGATAAATcacgaaaaagaagaaggaatgTTTCCCGAGgtaaagaaagaataatatcCTTTACGTCTCATTAAGAATATAGCttcaaactaaaaaaaaaaaaaattgataaaaatccGTTCGCGAAGATTCTTTCCTATTGCAATCTACTTAAAATCTTCCAATTGATTAAtcgagaattaaaattttaaaacagttGGGAACGTTCAGTCGAAAGGGGAAATAAATGTTCTAacgcatttttaaaaagtcaCATTCGCATTAgggaaattttaaacattcgcggagcaaaaatgaaaatctataacgtaaattaataattttccacGCAAGCGGACGACGAGGTGCCCATCACCGAGATCTTGAAGAAGGCTCAAGAAAATGCGCGCACAAAATATGAGGAAGCTGTGCCGCTTCCGGAATTGACTACggatacaatttatattcaagGCAGGAGCGGCTTTAGCGCTGTGAAAATTGGCGGATCGAGACGTGCTTTGGAAAATGATACGACACGCGCGAGAAACGGTAGAGAAGGCTGCGATTCCGCAGAGACACGAACGTACACGTTGATAAAGGTGGCAATCACGGCACAGAAATTTTGGAAGTGCACAGGTCTCGTTTATCAAGGTCTCTTGGGCGGGATGGCATTTTTGCATTTCATAATGgtaaacgttttttttctcaattacCGCAGATTGGTAGTACCATTTTGTGGTACCAATTTTAAAAGATGAATATCATCTGATTTGTGGTTGCAGATTCATGTCTTTTTTAATacttcaatggaattcatgtCGAATTATTCGGTCTTCTCCGAAATGTATGCGAATATATTCTCCTTCCTAGTCGCTCTTTGCGTCATCTCCATCTTCGATAAGTACGTTCAACATTTAAGAAGGAAGACTTGACATAATTTACATTCGCATTTAAATATCGTTAACTTCAGGGAAGACATTAACTGTTTTAGATTCGATCTGGCGCGGCTTGATATGGATCACTTGCGCGAGATTTATATGGATCATGCGAAAACCGCGATCGCCGTTCTACTTTATCTGGTAACTTTCGGACTCCATCAAGCATCGTCAAAGGTGGACGATCAGTTAGCTTTGTTGCATTATCATGGTATCAACGAAACGTGGTCAAACGTAAGAATATCGTGACGACTTAAGGAGGTTCGCCTACTATTCTGAAGTCAAAAATGCGATTGAATAATAATGTGTAAAGTGTTTATGTAAAtcatattaacaaattaagattttaagtTGACTTTCGACTAATAGGCGAACCTCCTTAACAGCCAGCGAAGAGACACGTATAACATTGCAGATTCTTTACTCACGCTTGTATATACGATGATTTTTTCCAGAATACAGCGGAGGAAACGTTTCTGGAGGAGCTAAATGGCTGGCAGAAGATAACGATATCGAAAGACCTTCTCGCGGTTTTCGCTTGGTTGTTCGTCACTTTTGGGACTCGAAACAACATGCTGTTGACGCACCTTGAATCGATGGTGCAATATGCGAACAACGCGGAATCACCGAGATGACATTCAAGAAACGACTTTCACTGGCGAATGAGACAAACGCGCATGAAGTTCTTCCGCGCGATCGCGCAGACATGTCACAAAGTGCTGAGAACAGGAATACTTTAGAGAATAATGATTCACTTTGCCGAATACTTACCGACACTCGTCGACTCGATCCCGTTCCGGGTACAGAGAAGAATACATCGGTATTTTCAAAGGCCAATTCTCCAAAGGGGAGGCAGGGAGGGTAcgatttaaacatttatttgtaacaGAATAGCGTTTGATatgtacaatatgtataatgttcGCCTAGATGCTAatcgataatatatatgtatacataatagCAAAGAGAGgacaataatattaagattaaaataacatgACGCAACCCAGACAGCACATAAAACTAAAAGATGACGAAAAGAcgtttttttatagttatctTTTTGGCTAGACGAaaagatgtctaaaagacgtctttCCGACTACACGAAAAGTCGACTGTTTAAGGGCCtgggcacatagaaaaacttaagcagtaagacttaaagcagtaagcaaatcagccaattgCCAATTACAGTCCAGAACTTAAGACATAACGTAAACGGTAGCGAATCAGTGCCGTTGATTTCCTTACTGCTTAtgtcttactgcttaagtttttccaTGTGCTGATATCTGACTAAAGACTAACGACTCATTGTAGACTGGCCATAACTTTAAGGTTTATTAACATAAACTTTTCatttataaactaaatttttatataatataaagaacgAAAACATGTctacaatacaattttaaaggATGGCTAAAAGATGTCTAATATCAGATGTCTTTTAGTCATCTTATAAGTTTCAGCTATAAGACGACATTTAGTGGGACATAAGTAATCTTTTAGTCATTTTTTAGTCGACTTTAAGCTCTAACGAAAAGACATCTAAGCCGAAAATTTGTCATCTTTTAGACATCTTTGTGCTGTCTGGGAAAGGTACAGTAGTAAAATATGTTTAGACTTTCTTGAGCGCAAGAACATCGGTAGAATCCGCAATTGCAAGGCTGTAATTGTCAACGATCGGCTGTGTTGGAATCACGGAATATAACTTGCGTATCAAAATTTGCACGGGACACAATAGGGAGATGTGCGGGGAGAGGACAATCGATTCGTAGAAATCGGCGGAAAAATTTCTGCAACTTACAATTGCCGATTCGAACGGCGCGCGCTCTCGTTTTTCGACGCGGATGAAAGcgtttatcataaataatgtcccacacagcaaaatatatctgaaatataGCCAGATATCTTTATGCCTacaattttaagttaaatctgagatatcttatttt
The window above is part of the Temnothorax longispinosus isolate EJ_2023e chromosome 8, Tlon_JGU_v1, whole genome shotgun sequence genome. Proteins encoded here:
- the LOC139817774 gene encoding protein YIPF1, translating into MDGGQSKDTDAQFISFHDFPSISHAGNSEGQLGTGASTHQPFNNLPNDSMGVGIIEDLQGMPNKTEGTAQPNFWTIEYYQKFFNVNTNDVLERLKRSMIPHGSDNYLITHIRPNPDLYGPFWICVTLVFSIAISENVANYLQTAGSTKYHWRYDFHVVSYAATFIFLYAWLLPLALWGMLKWTNSSRNTEEELIESYAVPGLLELLCLYGYSLSIYVPVAFLWVIQIGWLQWSLVILVTFLSGGVLLRSLLPVIAGRHRIIYVAVILGMHLLLAAGFMLYFFHVPSKSTTVSTVTELIASSTQANLLHKVAQNSSVIEPTVS
- the Znt49b gene encoding proton-coupled zinc antiporter SLC30A9, mitochondrial, whose protein sequence is MLHRPHNLVNYIRNITCRYHVDQLCIFQIGSIKRHASILIVPKYGTRYKVNTFLNSQNIVANKKIGRHGDCRWTCATRFSSNDAKSNKDKSEVKLAEEVQQRIIELNEEKLGKLKERVLDIEPVISDEKEKERGQTVKLVEKQPTGSKEPSKDDVSKKAKKKVRVDKSTSSLERNFITPVRAMADFLLKPSDLETLPKTKRRSPYELEPPITVYWRKDVEAKALEVWGSREALLKELLKKEVERKIYQQNVFTVKRRLRDYRREIGSKTEIIQKEGLFGRSGKVVLTAIAINASNFLCKLIAWLYTGSHSMFSECVHSAADTCNQLILAYGIHKSVQNPNPDHPYGYTNMKYVSSLISGVGIFCVGTGLSIYHGIHGLLFPAPLDSLFWAYFVLGGSLLSEGATLMMALHSIKKGAEEKKESLKQFVLEGQDPSVNVVLMEDFAAVLGVIVAAGCMGLTSYLENPMFDAIGSLLVGGLLGGVASFIIYSNVAALVGRSISQENLDKINAELEADIMVRAIHDVKGIDMGNNLVRYKAELDFDGRELTRSYLDKHDLIAMLEEVKSMQNIDELEAFLLKHGENIVDMLGGEIDRIELKLKKNHPEIRHCDLEIL
- the LOC139817773 gene encoding uncharacterized protein, giving the protein MTRGSRSSRERRSTTIGEQLQQNDSEDGASVRAVENDSYVKHSNTPSALQKRWSSSEDSSRPYSREIKPSFLRRQDNIEDTETESPDTKSNNKSRKADSLHSAREKARNSDVHTSEERFASRSLGGRRKRSKRTERRNFGTRPRTADHDHDRADTGSSAKRYSDREDSLADKSRKRRRNVSRADDEVPITEILKKAQENARTKYEEAVPLPELTTDTIYIQGRSGFSAVKIGGSRRALENDTTRARNGREGCDSAETRTYTLIKVAITAQKFWKCTGLVYQGLLGGMAFLHFIMIHVFFNTSMEFMSNYSVFSEMYANIFSFLVALCVISIFDKFDLARLDMDHLREIYMDHAKTAIAVLLYLVTFGLHQASSKVDDQLALLHYHGINETWSNNTAEETFLEELNGWQKITISKDLLAVFAWLFVTFGTRNNMLLTHLESMVQYANNAESPR